Within the Pseudorasbora parva isolate DD20220531a chromosome 20, ASM2467924v1, whole genome shotgun sequence genome, the region AATTCGCAATTCAACTCATCTGTTTCCAACAAGACTGTTCGTCGTGAGCTCCACAGTCGATATCATGGTCGGGATTCCTACTTTTCTTGATGAGCGCATCACTGCCAAGGACTGAACCATTGTGAAGGACCATGTGCACCTAATGGTTCAAACATTTTACCTTAAAGGGGGTGCCATGTATCAGCGTGATAAGGCACCAATACACACAGCAAGACTTGTGACAGAATGGTTTGATGAACATGGAAGTGAAGTTGAACATCTCCCATGGCCTGGGCATACCATCTTAATATTTTTGAGCCACTTTGGGGTATTTTGGATGTCAGAACATTTTCATTCATCAGCATCACATAGTGACCTGGCCACTGTTCTGGAAGAGAAATGGCTCGAAATCCCTCTGTTCACTGTGTAGGAGATTCATTGATGCTGTTTGGCTGCAAAAGGAGGTCTTAGaccatattaataaattattgtaTTCTAAAACTAGCTTCATGTCCAACCGCTGTAGCATAACACCATTTTTCTTGGTTAATTTAAAGTCAGACAAGACTGAATGAATTGCTTGCAGTTCAGTAATTGAGTCAGTATCTTCCCCAAATGAATAGATTTCTTTCACTAAAAAGAACAGATTCAGAAGAGTCATTCTTCTGTGACAATAGCTGTTCAGCTGTACAGGCtgttgattcactaaaaagaacagACACATAAAAGCCATGTATATGTTTCGCTGTTGTAATTGTCCACATTATatagtaaattacattttattaattaaattatttattaaacaataatGTTTTGTGCATTATAAAGACCATTATAATTATGCTACATTTGTGCAGTACAAGTTGCACATGAGAATTAGcccttaaaaatatatatttgctaAACAATAATCTGAATATTAGGGGGTAGGGGGCCTAATCTCTTGAGCAGTATTCTCTGAatgatataaataaattaaaatattgaataaaaagtaaaaaaaaaaaaaaaaaaaaaagtaaaaaaaaaaaatctgatataaatgacaaaaatgttttgGGAGAATTACCCTTTTGCTTAAAtgatatattataattaattataataataataacttttttctctttttatatTCTTTAAAGTTTTTATAGGGACTGTCAATGagacaatgtaaaataaataaaaaaataatgttctacaattaaattgcattacattgtaTTAAATTGAGCAGGGATGcatcatttaacatttaacattttggCACCATACATGTGTCAATTTTCAACTTCTTCATCCAGCCAAGACTTTAAATCTTTCcctttctcttttttctctATTTCTCCTTTTCTCTCATACACATCTATCTCTCACATAAAAGACTAAACTGAAAAGATTTTCCAAACAGCACAATTCCATAGTTAACTTCAAACACACATGAATTTACCAAATAGATATTTCACTTTATTCACACTCATCCAGCGAATGCAAGCATATACATTAGATTCTGCCATTATTTATTGATATGCTGATAAAGGTGCATTACATTTCGTCTCTGCAGGATGTCCATAACCTTCCTGTAACCCAGGTCGTATCATACCCATGCAACTCAGATACATAGCTTGGTTACAATACAACCCCGGGTCACTGGATGGCCTCTGACAAAACCAAACATGCAAGATATCTAACACAAACATATGTGCAGTCGTATCTAGAATTTTACAGGGTATAAAAAGTAGCACATCTCAATGCATCAAGAAGTTGTTAAACATATTAATACCGTTATGTTTGTGTATGAAcagaatatataaatattaagatTGTGCATCTGCatatataaacaaaaaacatatttattccAGAGAGTTCAATGGAAAGACTTGTAatcaattaaacattaaaaaagtaactgcaacattttgattttgattataATCTAAAGAGGCATACTTCGCAATGAATAATTTCTCCTGTTAGGATACATGCCATTAGTTATAATGAATCATTAACAAAATTCACATTGTATAACGCTCACCTTTAACTTACCAGAGAAAAGAAATGGCAAGTAGAAAAAGAGAGAGGGGAAGAGAAGAGTCTTCAAGAAGAAATGAAGGAACTAAAGTGAGGTGTATAAAAAGAGGCCGGATGTATAGGATTTACAGTTTAACACTCTTTATCTCTCCCCAGATTATCAAAATTGACCCACAATCTAAGTCTTGGCTAACAAGATAAACTGTCAGTTTGGACGTAATCCCTCTGTGACATCAATGCGGTTTGTGGGGATTTTTAGGGATTGGTTTAGGTAAATCTGGTTTTCAGATTAAGGCTCATCCTTGTGCTTGGGGACCTTAAGAGTTTGGTTTGCCATTTGCCTGCTTATAGTGCTGCTCATGAAATAGAAGCCACGACTTAATAGGCTTGTTTGGCCACCAAAAAACTAGGCCAATACTTTAAGTTATCTGATATATGTGATCAGATCCAGTGATTTAGGACAGTGTTTTTAGTACGGAGAAAATGCTTCAAAAGCTTCAAAACCATTTAAGTAAAGTGTCTTAAAATTATGGGCcagtaagaaaaatatatacagaGTGTAAGCTTCACTTTTATTAACAAACCACAAACAGAGCATCCTCAAAGTTGGCTGAGGCATAAAGTAAAGTATTTACTGTACCAAGAGAGTTTGATTACATTGATTAATTACAAATGCAGGTCAAACATGGATCAATGTGGTGTTATTGGTATGATCAACATTTCAGccttaaataaattataaatgttagctAGATTGTGTTAATTCCCTTGTCTAACGATGTATTTTTATGctgaaatataattaaataatgctttctatttttaaaaacacataccGTGTGTCGTTATCGCTCATTATGTGTAGTGAGTTGGCTCATGTGATTTATGTTTCACACTTCAAAACTTAAGGGAGCATAATGAGCACCCTAGGTTTtgtggtgcattgtgggacttTTTTAGGGAGCAAACGTTTCAGTGCACTGGAATGATTCTGTGATTGAGACAGCCCTTAAAATGTCAGACTCCTGCCATGGGCCATGACTACTGAACCAGGGAGCATTAAACATCTCCTAATTGATATAATCATGCACAAATACAttatataacacttaattttagtATTTACTCAAGTGTCATGGCAGAGCATGTTGGGAAAAAAAATCCCAATGCAGTTTCAGCTAAATTTAAGTGgtctaaaaaaattaattcattttactgACATTCTTTGTTCAGGGAAGAAGGAAGCGGGAACCAgcgaacattcaacaaactGAAAGTAAAGACGGCAAcccctcacagacgactgccgcgcacacacataataaaacacaaacaaaacacaatgtaaagtccaggcctggtcctctctcgtccttcactggtgtcgctcgtccttatatgcctcagAACTCCCTCAAGAGAGGGCTTGAGACCGGTGTGCCTCGCAGGTGACACTCATTCTCTATCACGCACCGGTCTCACTCGCTCCTTCCTCGTCCTTCACTCGTCAACCTCACCACattcataaactcaaaacaacgaAGCAATACAGATTACTTATAATGTGTCAGTTTAGTGAActcaaaataaaaagaaagttctaaatacttataaaagttcattttgtttaactaatttgtttattttaagtttaCCATACACAAACCAATTAATTGTTTTgagcattagggtttacagagcTTCACAGTATAATAAACATGgaaataaaagtacattttgcacaattcatcaattatgaaacaAATGACAAACCCgatttcaaaaaagttgggacactgcaCAAATTGTGATTCCAAACAGAATTCAATGATGGGGAAGTTTCAAATTCTAAtattttgctcaaaatacaacatagatgacatatcaaatgtttaatctgagaaaatgtataattttaagggaaaaataagttgatttcaaatttcatggcatcaacacatcccaaaaagttggaacaaggccatgtttaccactgtgtggcatccagtctgcaaacgtctggggactgaggagacaagttgctcaagtttaggaataggaatgttgtcccattcttggctaatacaggcttctattGCTCAACACTCTTATGTCTTCATTGTCGCTCGCATCCTCTTAATGATGcagcaaatgttttctatgggtgaaagatctggatgCAGGCTGGTCATTTcatacccggatccttcttctacgcagccatgatgttgtaattgatgcagtatgtggtctgacattgtcatgttggaaaatgcaaagtTTTCCCTGAGAGAGGCAACGTCTAGTTGTGAGAATATGTTGCTCTAGAACTTGGAtgtacctttcagcattgatggtgcctttccagatgtgtaagctgcccatgctaTACTCACTAATGCAACCAcataccaaaaataaaattttgattcgtctggccacagaacagttttccacatTGCCACAGTTCATtgtaaatgagccttggcccagagaaaatacCGGCACTTCTGGATCACGTTCAAATATGGCTTATTTTTTTAACCTATAGAGTTTAAGCCTGCAATGGTGAATGACGCGGTGGATTGTgctcaccgacaatgttttctggaagtattcctgagcctatgttgtgatttccattacagtagcattcctgtatgtgatgcagtgggCCCGAAGATCATGGGCATctagtatggttttccggccttgacccttgagcacagagattgttccagattctcggaatctttggatgatattatgcactgtagatgatgacaAATTTATACTCTTtacaatttttctctgagaaactcctttctgatattgctccactatttttcaccaCAGCTTTGgaggaattggtgatcctctgcccatcatGACCTCTGAGAGACCTTGCCaagagaggctctttttataccaaATCATGTTGCCAATAGATCTAATAAGCTGCAaatcctccagctgttcctaaTATACatgagggagtttgaaagacaaccgtttatcccgcccctcggattgagccctgtctatggtgaatgttgctgcttgagcataaatagtatctgcaaagttacagtgctgaaagttcaatgcaaacgaaGATATTGTctttatggcagtttattgcctacaaaaacagccggttttggactacaacatgcttcttcccgggttggtgacatcataaacccttgctattaaaATAATCACTgccccagatgtgacttctgtccgtaatggtaaggggcgtagcgtttccggacaacctgtgcttggcacttcagccaataaaaatacatgaaactacatttggccatctaaactatctaagaccattgtgtttttcagagggatgggctttatggaagcaggaagcaaacgagccgttcaaagtacagtggagacagcagtgtcgaataaaggtaaaatataagaaaaatacagtgcaaaaaaagtataaagaCGTTATACTGCagcccataaacacaaccaagcctagaaaaaaaacaaggaaccacccctttaagcaataaagcagctctacagaagacaatagtgtcattTCCAACTTAGTTCTAGTTTATTAATAGTTCATAATGATATAATTGATTATCAATTACCTTTTAACATTATCTTTCTAGACTACTGttacttttgtttgttttaattcatcttaaaacatttaacattCACTGGGTTCGTAGAACAACACGTGTTGCCTAATCATGTGCTTAGAGATTTCAGGGGAGTGTTGAGTGTAATTTGCATGGACAGGGCGGATTATCCCGGCAAACATGTCCGGAAGATCACCCGGAGGATGATCTTCCTTTTCATCCCCAACTTTTCACACCAGGCAAGACTTTGAGGATTTTATAAAAGGCCATCCCGTCTGCATTCGGTCAGTCAGGCTGCTCGTTGACTCCACCAGGACACCGTGCTAGAACAAGGCCTCTAACGGCGCAACCATGGACCCGTGGGCCGTTCAGTTTGGGAACCTTTCCAAAATCAGTCCCTTTGAGGGCCCACAGTACCACCTGGCCCCCAAGTGGGCTTTCTACCTGCAGGCAGTTTTTATGGGCTTCGTATTTTTCGTAGGGACCCCTCTGAATGCCATCGTCCTCTTTGTTACAATGAAGTACAAGAAGCTCCAACAGCCTCTCAACTACATCCTGGTGAACATCTCCCTAGGGGGCCTCATTTTCGACACATTCTCTGTAAGCCAAGTATTTGTTTGCGCTCTTAGAGGTTATTACTTCCTCGGTCATACGTTATGCGCGATGGAATCGGCAATGGGAACGGTTGCAGGTAAGAGGCAGAGTCTAAGAGTTTGAACAGCATAGACATTCCGTTCAGAATGGTGTGCTGATGCTTGTCTTGTTCTCCCAGGTCTTGTGACGGGATGGTCTCTTGCTGTCCTGGCTTTCGAGAGATACGTGGTCATCTGCAAACCCTTCGGAAGCTTCAAGTTCGGACAAAGCCAGGCCATTGGAGCCGTGGTGTTCACCTGGTTAATAGGTGTCGGCTGTGCCAGTCCTCCATTCtttggatggagcaggtgaagGACATTTTCTTGGTGAAATATTTGGAAACACATACACAATGTTAGGATTGATTTGATTTAGATTTGAATTTACAGATACATTCCCGAAGGTCTCGGCACCTCCTGCGGACCTGACTGGTACACAAAAAGCGAGGAGTACAATTCAGAGAGCTACACTTACTTCCTCCTGGTCACCTGCTTCTTCTTGCCAATGTTCGTCATCATCTTCTCTTACTCACAGCTCCTGGGAGCCCTGCGTGCTGTGAGTGTCCCAACTCTTTGCTTTTTTATAAACTCAACAAAAAGATACAATTGTGTAGATTTCTATGATTTTAATGaatatttattcataattaatgTTAGTAAgcatttaataattatttaatacattttgcttCTGATTTCAATTTAtgaaattgcttaaatcaggCTCGTTCATGTTCTTGCAtgaaaaatttataaaaaaatgcacaatttaAGCATCCAATTGGAAATGGATTCTTTAAATATGAGGATTTTTTACATACCGtaatttattgtaaaatgtattgaatattgttttaaatgatgtgtgtgtgtgtgtgtgtgtgtgtgtgtgtgtgtgtgtgtgtgtgtgtgtgtgtgtgtgtgtgtgtgtgtgtgtgtgtgtgtacttaaaCATGGATATTTCAAAAGCTATAAAATGAAATGCTTGAAATGTTTCAATAGGTTGCTGCCCAGCAGGCTGAGTCAGCTTCCACCCAGAAGGCAGAGAAGGAAGTGTCCAGGATGATTGTTGTAATGGTGGGCTCTTATATCGTTTGCTATGGCCCGTATGCCATAACTGCTTTGTGGTTTGCCTATGCTGACGATTCACACAAGGATTTCCGTATGGTTGCTATCCCTGCTCTCTTCTCAAAGAGCTCCTGCGTATACAATCCTCTAATCTACGCCTTCATGAACAAACAGGTGAGATGGACAGCACACGTGTGTTGAATAATAACTGTGCACATGCCGACAAACACTAATCTTCCATTTTTGTATTCCAGTTTAATGCCTGCATCATGGAGACGGTATTTGGCAAGAAGATTGATGAGGCCTCAGAGGTTTCCAGCAAGACTGAGACCTCTTCTGTGGCCGCATAAATTATTTCACACCACATTTACAATTTGTCTGGACCTTTTTTCCTGTTGTTCTCCCCCTGATTGTTCAAATCCTGTACCTTTACACATTATCAAGGGCCAAGGGAGCCCCTTTATCCCGAAGACACAGCCCGCTGGATGGCTAAGCAGGGGGCGATATCCTACCATCCTTTCTGTGCAGAACTGGTACATCAAATACATCTTTTCTTTATCTTTTGAAatgaaaaacattgttttttcatgttaaaACCGTGCATTATGCATTGATGATTACAtagaatattttaatttatcaacttgcaaaagaaaatcaaaaaaaaaaagagataaacATCCTTTCGTGTGAATGGACTCATGCAAACTGAAAATGGAAATTGCTGATTTTTTCTTTAAAGTGCTTTTTGACTGACCCATTAGGCATTATGTATTAGTGCCATTTTTATTCAGTCACAATGAGAGCTGAAGGAAACTAAGCATTGAGAATATTCTAAAACCCCACACCAATCAAAAGTGCACGTTTCGACCAGAAGACCAGAATGTAACTAAGCGGTTTACTCTCATCTCCTCAAAAGAACCTACTAAGGACCAGCTTTCTGGCTGGCTTAGCCAAGATATATAAGATCATAAGGACTTATCCAAGTCCATCCGCTTGTTTGCAGCTAAGGAACCTTTCATTGGAAGTTTGCTGGCAACAAATCATGAGCGACAGCTACTAATCACTGGCTTCATGACGTTGGATCTCTAATATCTGTATCTATATTACCTCTGTACATGTTCTGTTATAATTAGACGTGCATGAATATGTACATGTTCGCTGTTGTTAGAATTAATAAAGATTTATATTGTTTGATGCATTTTTTCCCTCTACCTGTTGGTTTCTATTAATCAACTGAAATGACCTTTATCAGATTGATTGAAAgactaaaatgaacaaatcaaTCATAGATTTGAACATTTTGATATATTACACATTACTTGAATTCTATTTAATGTATTTACTTACAATACGTAGGTATAGGGTAAAAAGAAATATAcaacgatcaggcataacattatgactggtgaagtgaataactgattatctctttaccacctgttagtgggtgggatatattaggcagcaagataaatggcgacagggtcatgcaAAGGGGTGCCAGTgcggtccgatcaaacagacaagctactgtagctcaaatttctcaagaagttaatgctggatctgatagaaagatgtcagaatacacagtgcatctcagtttgttgcgtatggggctgcatagccgcaaaCCAGTCagtgtgcccatgctgacccaaCCAATGgaattttcttttacattgcCTGGATGGCCGGCTGCTTGCGTTGCTTAcgtggggaacacatggcaccaggatacactatgggaagaagactagccggcagaggcagtgtgatgttttgggcaatgttctgctggaaaaccttgggtcctgccatccatgtggatgttactttgacacgcacaacctacctaagcattgttgcagaccatctGCACCATTTCATGAAAACGGTattctctggtggctgtggtctctttcagcaggataatacatcctgccacaaagcaaaaatggttcaggaatggtttgaggagcacaacataggtttgaggtgttgacttggcctccaaattccccagatctcaaaccaatcaaacatgtgggatgtgctgaacaaacaagtctgatccatggaggccccacctagcaacttacaggacaaaaatgatctgctgctaaaatATCGATAATGCCAGATAACACAACACACCTTCAggagtctagtggagtccatgccttgacgggtgagggctgttttggcagcaaaagggggaccaacacaaggTTATGCCTGATCTGCGTATATACAATAGTGGCCAAAATGTCCAATCTAGGGAAATTAGCTTCTTTGCTCTTTATTCTAACTTATTATATCGTGTATGCATGTTGTGAAGTTGTTCTTATTAATTGTTCCCTGTTTCAGTTGTATCATTTGTCACGATGCAATGAAACATACTGGATTGTGTGGATGTCATGTTTGGCATAAGTGGTCATACCAAGATGTATTTTCTGTTATAAATTGGCCAGATGGAAGGAGCTTTCCTCTGTAACTGAGGAGGACATTGTTGAAATGGCTTAATCTTATCCAATGGTTTTGGATATTGCTCATGTGCAGGAGTGCAGGATGAGAATGGTCACAACGCCCACAAAATTATTTCAAAGCACAGTAAGACCAgcttaatataaattatttcattaattttaaGTCTATTTCTTCTATTTATGGAATCCaaacaaaatgacaaatgaCAGACAAAAAGCAATTCCTGAAAAAATATACAATCAGTAATAATTGTTTATTGACAATTTGTAGACAAATTGTTCAAGATACAATCCGTTGAGCTAAAACAGCACCATTTGAAGGAAGTCACCTAAAACCTTGGGTGCGaaaacattttatatagaaaaaataaaatgcattaatggACCATGAAGGATGCTGCTATGTTTGTAACAGCAAATTTGCTTCAAACATCATAGTGTATTTCAAATAATGAAACCGAAAGCAACAAACTATTCAGCAATGTGTTCTATTGGACCTGACGAACAAAACTGATTTAAAGTTTTAGACATATAGCTCCAATTGAAAAGCAAAATCAAATAGAAAATACAGTGAAAGGCACAATGACAGATGAGTGTT harbors:
- the opn1sw1 gene encoding opsin-1, short-wave-sensitive 1; the encoded protein is MDPWAVQFGNLSKISPFEGPQYHLAPKWAFYLQAVFMGFVFFVGTPLNAIVLFVTMKYKKLQQPLNYILVNISLGGLIFDTFSVSQVFVCALRGYYFLGHTLCAMESAMGTVAGLVTGWSLAVLAFERYVVICKPFGSFKFGQSQAIGAVVFTWLIGVGCASPPFFGWSRYIPEGLGTSCGPDWYTKSEEYNSESYTYFLLVTCFFLPMFVIIFSYSQLLGALRAVAAQQAESASTQKAEKEVSRMIVVMVGSYIVCYGPYAITALWFAYADDSHKDFRMVAIPALFSKSSCVYNPLIYAFMNKQFNACIMETVFGKKIDEASEVSSKTETSSVAA